A portion of the Actinomycetota bacterium genome contains these proteins:
- a CDS encoding DUF222 domain-containing protein, protein MFGYNEAMGGAAGFGEELEEVLAGIDLSVGAGDLPDESLRELVLGLRRVIDRLEASFADAVHTLGVRAIPAADGTVDATTWLVRKAGMSRSAARAATRLGAGLAGAPKVGQALHAGAITPDAARLLLGARNPRTTDAWERDEAQLVEWATLHTPDELRTVLRHWSAGADPDGPEPATDPSRNELTIAMLGGRGIVRGDLDAETAAIVNQAIADMVDELWRASNPQGRANRTAAWWRAEALAEIVRRASGVEVPGSTKPARPLVTVVVNWEDLLQPRGRLVALPTGELIGAEAVRRLACDAGVARVVMKGDSQPLEAGRAHRAPSAAQYRAVLARDRGCGLRGCGAPPWMCEVHHLKHWADGGPTDLSNLVMVCRREHRLAHEGGFEVRPHPDGGFYLDRPHARAA, encoded by the coding sequence GTGTTCGGCTACAATGAAGCCATGGGCGGGGCGGCCGGTTTCGGTGAAGAGCTGGAGGAGGTGCTCGCTGGGATCGACTTGTCGGTCGGTGCCGGAGACCTCCCTGACGAGTCTTTGCGGGAGCTGGTGCTGGGGCTGAGGCGGGTGATCGACCGCCTCGAGGCGTCGTTCGCCGATGCAGTCCACACGCTGGGCGTGCGGGCCATCCCGGCCGCCGACGGCACGGTCGACGCCACAACGTGGCTGGTCCGCAAGGCCGGCATGAGCCGCTCGGCCGCCCGGGCCGCCACCCGTCTGGGGGCGGGCCTGGCCGGTGCCCCCAAGGTCGGCCAGGCGTTGCACGCGGGGGCCATCACGCCCGACGCCGCCCGGCTCCTGCTGGGCGCCCGCAACCCGCGGACCACCGACGCGTGGGAGCGCGACGAGGCCCAACTGGTGGAGTGGGCCACCCTGCACACGCCCGACGAGCTGCGCACGGTCCTGCGGCACTGGTCGGCGGGAGCCGACCCCGACGGTCCCGAGCCAGCCACCGACCCGTCCCGCAACGAACTGACGATCGCCATGCTCGGCGGCCGGGGCATCGTGCGGGGCGACCTCGACGCTGAGACGGCGGCCATCGTCAACCAGGCCATCGCCGACATGGTCGACGAGCTGTGGCGGGCGAGCAACCCGCAGGGCCGGGCCAACCGCACGGCCGCCTGGTGGCGGGCCGAGGCCCTGGCTGAGATCGTCCGGCGGGCCAGCGGAGTTGAGGTCCCGGGATCGACCAAGCCGGCCCGCCCGCTGGTGACCGTGGTCGTCAACTGGGAAGACCTGCTCCAGCCCCGGGGACGCCTGGTGGCCCTGCCCACGGGCGAGCTCATCGGCGCCGAGGCCGTACGCCGCCTGGCCTGTGACGCAGGGGTGGCCCGGGTAGTGATGAAGGGAGACAGCCAGCCTCTGGAAGCGGGCCGTGCCCACCGGGCCCCCTCGGCCGCCCAGTACCGGGCCGTGTTGGCCCGTGACCGAGGATGCGGGCTACGGGGGTGCGGCGCCCCACCGTGGATGTGCGAGGTCCACCACCTCAAACACTGGGCCGATGGCGGCCCCACCGATTTGTCCAACCTGGTGATGGTCTGCCGGCGCGAGCACCGCCTCGCCCACGAAGGCGGCTTCGAAGTCCGCCCCCACCCCGATGGTGGGTTCTACCTCGACCGCCCTCACGCCCGGGCCGCGTGA
- a CDS encoding type II toxin-antitoxin system RelE/ParE family toxin yields the protein MARVELAKAAVADLRRIILTHSLPPDTTARVRASLQPLRTFPLLGPELHGRWEGYRFLVGPWRWMILVYRHLAEEDRVVVVTIQDARTSSAATNP from the coding sequence TTGGCTCGCGTTGAGCTGGCGAAGGCCGCGGTGGCGGATCTTCGCCGGATCATCCTGACGCACAGCCTCCCGCCCGACACGACGGCGCGGGTGCGGGCCAGCCTCCAGCCGCTGCGCACCTTTCCGCTGCTCGGGCCTGAGCTGCATGGGAGATGGGAGGGCTACCGGTTCCTCGTCGGACCATGGCGCTGGATGATCCTCGTCTACCGCCACCTCGCCGAGGAGGACCGCGTCGTCGTCGTGACGATCCAGGACGCACGAACCTCGAGCGCAGCAACCAACCCGTAG